The sequence GTTCGACCGGGTGAATAGAGAAATTTAACCCATCTAATTGCTTTTAATTAAACCTCAGGCTCTGCCTGAGCGACCCAAATAGTTCGGACAGTTCCAGCCGGATTAATAAGTGTGACAAAGGTCCTTCCTCGGGAAATTCCCCAAAAGGTAAAGGAAGGACCTATGAAAGATTGGCAGACACTATCACACGTAACGTGGGACTGCAAATATCCTATTGTAGTTGTGACAAGTTAAACGTCATATTTCGAGAATAATCTTACCAACATGCTTTGCGCTTTCCATAAGCCGATGGGCCTCTTCAGCCTGCTCCAGGGGAAATGTTTTGTGGACAGACGGTTTGATTTTTCCCGCTTCAATCAGCGGCCATACCTTCTCCCTGAGCTGTGCCGCAATTTCAGATTTGGAGGCATCCGGACGGCTGCGCAAGGTGGAGCCCGTAAAAAGGAGACGTTTCAGCATGATGGGCATCAGATTGATCTCGACTTTGGAGCCCTTGTTAAATGCAATCTGAACGATGCGTCCATCCGGCGCCGCCGCCTTGATATTGCGTGCAATGTAGTCTCCTCCGACAATATCGAGAATGACATTGGCACCCTTGACTTCATCTCTAACAACTTCAACAAAATCTTCCGTGTTGTAGTCAATAACCCGATCGGCACCGAAACCTTTGCAGGCTTCACATCGTTCTGCAGGGCTGTCGGTGGCATACACCTTTGCGCCGAAAGCTTTTGCAAGCATGATGGCCGTTGAGCCGATACCGCCGGAACCGCCATGGACAAGAAAGATTTCCCCTTCTTTGAGTCCGGCCCCCATGAATATATTGCTCCACACCGTGAAGAACGTCTCGGGAATACCCGCGGCTTCCACCAGACTCAAGCCTTTTGGAATCGGCAGGCAATGGGGCGCCAGAACCGCACAATACTCGGCATAACCGCCGCCATTGGTCAGGGCACAGACTTGGTCTCCCACAGACCAATCGTTGACATCGCTGCCGACGGCAACAATGGTGCCTGTGATTTCCAGGCCCAGAAGGTCTGATGCGCCCTTTGGCGGCGGATAATGCCCTCTACGCTGAACTATATCGGGTCCGTTTACACCAGTGGCCGCCACCTTGATCAGCACCTCGTCCGGTTTCGGCTGGGGCAGAGGTCTGCTTCCCACAGAAAGGGCCTCGGGACCGCCCGGTTCGGTAATTTCAATCACTTTCATCTGTTCCG comes from uncultured Desulfobacter sp. and encodes:
- a CDS encoding NAD(P)H-quinone oxidoreductase — protein: MTSTLPEQMKVIEITEPGGPEALSVGSRPLPQPKPDEVLIKVAATGVNGPDIVQRRGHYPPPKGASDLLGLEITGTIVAVGSDVNDWSVGDQVCALTNGGGYAEYCAVLAPHCLPIPKGLSLVEAAGIPETFFTVWSNIFMGAGLKEGEIFLVHGGSGGIGSTAIMLAKAFGAKVYATDSPAERCEACKGFGADRVIDYNTEDFVEVVRDEVKGANVILDIVGGDYIARNIKAAAPDGRIVQIAFNKGSKVEINLMPIMLKRLLFTGSTLRSRPDASKSEIAAQLREKVWPLIEAGKIKPSVHKTFPLEQAEEAHRLMESAKHVGKIILEI